A single region of the Mannheimia bovis genome encodes:
- the accD gene encoding acetyl-CoA carboxylase, carboxyltransferase subunit beta, translating into MSWLERILGRESSSSSAKSKVPEGVWTKCTSCEQVLYSEELQRNQQVCPKCDHHMRIDARTRLLNLLDKDSAVEIAADLEPQDVLKFKDLKKYKDRLTAAQKQTGEKDSFIVFSGKLYDMPVVTASFNFEFMGGSMGSVVGAKFVKAAEKALAEKIPFICFSASGGARMQEALFSLMQMAKTSAILAKMKEQGVPFISVLTDPTLGGVSASLAMLGDVNIAEPKALIGFAGPRVIEQTVREKLPEGFQRAEFLLEHGAIDMIVPRKEMRDALARICAKLTNQPTPFKVAELIVENVE; encoded by the coding sequence ATGAGCTGGTTAGAAAGAATTTTAGGTAGAGAATCTTCCTCATCAAGTGCTAAATCAAAAGTGCCGGAAGGCGTTTGGACAAAATGTACAAGCTGTGAACAGGTGTTATACAGTGAGGAATTGCAACGCAATCAACAAGTTTGCCCGAAATGTGATCATCATATGCGTATTGATGCTCGCACACGTCTATTAAACTTATTAGACAAAGATTCAGCTGTTGAAATTGCTGCGGATTTAGAACCACAAGATGTGTTGAAATTTAAAGATTTAAAAAAATATAAAGATCGTTTAACGGCTGCACAAAAACAAACGGGCGAAAAAGATTCCTTTATCGTTTTTTCGGGGAAACTTTATGATATGCCTGTGGTAACTGCATCATTCAACTTTGAATTTATGGGCGGTTCTATGGGGTCTGTTGTTGGAGCTAAATTTGTGAAAGCGGCAGAAAAAGCCTTAGCGGAAAAAATTCCGTTTATCTGTTTTTCGGCATCGGGCGGAGCTCGTATGCAAGAGGCATTATTTTCATTAATGCAAATGGCAAAAACCAGTGCGATTTTAGCAAAAATGAAAGAGCAGGGTGTGCCGTTTATTTCTGTTTTAACCGACCCAACGCTGGGCGGTGTTTCAGCAAGTTTAGCGATGTTAGGTGATGTAAATATTGCTGAGCCAAAAGCGTTAATCGGTTTCGCCGGACCTCGTGTTATTGAGCAAACAGTGCGTGAAAAATTACCGGAAGGTTTCCAACGTGCTGAGTTTTTATTAGAACACGGTGCGATTGATATGATCGTTCCACGTAAAGAAATGCGTGATGCCCTTGCACGTATTTGTGCAAAATTAACTAATCAACCGACGCCGTTTAAAGTGGCAGAATTGATTGTTGAAAATGTAGAATAA
- the folC gene encoding bifunctional tetrahydrofolate synthase/dihydrofolate synthase yields MNTLITPKATDSLETWLSYLEQAHSKPIDMGLDRITAVAKDLDLLNPAPYVITVAGTNGKGSTCRLLEIALLKAGFRVGVYSSPHLIHYNERVRINGDVLPETYHVQSFAKINEKKTASLTYFEFSTLSAFELFKQNQLDIVILEVGLGGRLDATNIVNPNLAIITSIDIDHVAFLGDNREDIGREKAGIFRENIPVIIGESDCPNSIREMVKSLNCNAFYRDQDWHFEIKNNLFHWYSKEKNFKDLPLPLIPIPNAGTALAALMQLPFEINEQIIREAFSEAQMTARFQLLTDKDFAKFSQKQPLAQVIIDVGHNPHAARYLADKLAELKQANQKIYAVFSALEDKDLSGIVQPLENVIDEWHCASLNCWRGQSGEQVLEKLVKVLPNSTACSYQSVPEASLALFEKAKAEDIVLVFGSFHTVADFMLWLEK; encoded by the coding sequence ATGAATACATTAATTACCCCTAAAGCCACGGATTCTTTGGAAACGTGGCTTTCCTATTTAGAACAAGCCCATTCTAAGCCGATTGATATGGGCTTGGATCGTATTACAGCAGTTGCAAAGGATTTGGATTTACTTAATCCTGCCCCTTATGTCATTACCGTTGCGGGAACAAATGGCAAAGGTTCAACTTGTCGATTACTGGAAATCGCTTTATTAAAAGCAGGCTTTCGTGTTGGTGTTTATTCTTCACCGCATTTAATTCATTATAATGAACGGGTAAGAATTAATGGCGATGTTCTGCCGGAAACGTATCACGTTCAATCCTTTGCAAAAATTAATGAAAAAAAGACCGCTTCACTTACTTATTTTGAGTTTAGTACACTTTCTGCCTTTGAATTATTTAAGCAAAATCAGTTAGATATTGTGATTTTAGAAGTTGGTTTAGGTGGCAGATTAGATGCGACCAATATTGTTAATCCAAATCTTGCGATTATTACGTCTATCGATATCGATCACGTTGCATTTTTAGGCGATAACCGAGAAGATATCGGACGTGAAAAAGCGGGCATTTTCCGTGAAAATATTCCTGTAATTATCGGCGAGTCGGATTGCCCTAATTCCATTAGAGAAATGGTGAAATCGTTAAATTGTAACGCTTTTTATCGGGATCAAGATTGGCATTTTGAAATTAAAAACAATCTATTCCATTGGTATTCTAAAGAAAAAAACTTTAAAGATTTACCTCTACCATTAATTCCAATTCCAAATGCGGGAACGGCACTAGCGGCATTAATGCAATTACCATTTGAAATTAATGAACAAATTATCCGAGAAGCATTTAGCGAAGCTCAAATGACCGCCCGTTTTCAGCTTTTAACGGATAAAGATTTTGCAAAATTTTCACAAAAACAACCGCTTGCACAAGTAATTATTGATGTGGGGCATAATCCGCACGCAGCCCGTTATTTGGCAGATAAACTTGCAGAGTTAAAACAAGCAAATCAAAAAATCTATGCAGTATTTAGTGCATTAGAAGATAAGGATTTGTCCGGCATTGTTCAGCCACTCGAAAATGTAATTGATGAATGGCATTGTGCCAGCTTAAATTGTTGGCGTGGGCAGAGTGGTGAGCAAGTATTAGAAAAATTGGTAAAAGTTTTACCAAATTCAACCGCTTGCAGCTACCAAAGCGTGCCTGAGGCAAGCCTTGCCTTATTTGAGAAAGCAAAAGCAGAGGATATCGTTTTGGTGTTTGGCTCGTTCCATACCGTAGCAGATTTTATGCTTTGGTTAGAAAAATAA
- a CDS encoding amino acid aminotransferase, translating into MSMFSHIQAAPADPILGLGEAFKADTREGKINLGIGVYMTDEGKTPIVKAVKEAEKRLLDTETSKNYLTIDGVQAFNAATQALLFGEGAEVITSGRAKTAQSLGGTGALRIAAEFIKRHTNAKNVWISTPTWPNHNGIFDAVGVNVKGYRYYNKETNGLDWDNLLADLSQAEAGDVVLLHGCCHNPTGIDPTPAQWDQLAALSSEKGWLPLFDFAYQGFANGLEEDAYGLRAFAKNNRELLVASSFSKNFGLYNERVGAFTLIADNADDANRAFTQIKSIIRVLYSNPSAHGASAVAVALADPELKAQWIEELDEMRNRIKDMRTQLVEKLKQKGATQDFSFITEQNGMFSFSGLTPEQVDKLKDEFAIYAVRSGRINVAGITSKNIDALAEAIVKVL; encoded by the coding sequence ATGTCAATGTTCAGTCATATTCAAGCAGCACCGGCAGACCCAATTTTAGGTTTAGGCGAAGCCTTCAAAGCCGACACCCGTGAAGGCAAAATTAATCTTGGAATCGGTGTTTATATGACCGATGAGGGTAAAACTCCAATCGTTAAAGCGGTAAAAGAAGCAGAAAAACGCTTATTAGATACCGAAACCAGCAAAAACTACCTCACTATTGATGGTGTTCAAGCCTTTAATGCGGCAACACAAGCCTTATTATTTGGTGAAGGGGCTGAAGTGATCACTTCTGGTCGTGCAAAAACAGCTCAAAGTTTAGGGGGGACAGGTGCATTACGTATTGCAGCAGAATTTATTAAACGCCATACCAATGCGAAAAATGTGTGGATTTCTACTCCAACGTGGCCAAACCATAACGGTATTTTTGATGCAGTTGGAGTGAATGTAAAAGGTTATCGCTACTACAATAAAGAGACTAACGGTTTAGATTGGGATAATCTACTTGCTGATTTAAGCCAAGCAGAAGCGGGCGATGTGGTATTATTACACGGTTGCTGCCACAACCCAACCGGTATTGACCCTACTCCGGCACAATGGGATCAGTTAGCCGCATTGTCGTCTGAAAAAGGTTGGTTGCCGTTGTTTGACTTCGCATATCAAGGCTTTGCCAACGGCTTAGAAGAAGATGCTTACGGCTTGCGTGCATTTGCGAAAAACAACCGTGAATTATTAGTGGCGAGCTCATTCTCTAAAAACTTCGGTTTATATAACGAGCGTGTAGGGGCATTCACTTTAATTGCGGATAACGCCGATGATGCCAATCGTGCATTTACACAAATCAAATCAATTATTCGTGTGCTTTACTCTAACCCGTCAGCTCACGGTGCAAGTGCGGTTGCAGTGGCATTAGCCGATCCTGAATTAAAAGCACAATGGATTGAAGAGTTAGACGAAATGCGTAACCGCATTAAAGATATGCGTACGCAATTAGTAGAAAAATTGAAACAGAAAGGGGCAACTCAAGATTTCTCTTTCATTACCGAACAAAACGGTATGTTCTCATTCAGTGGCTTAACTCCTGAACAAGTGGATAAATTGAAAGATGAATTTGCAATCTATGCAGTACGCTCAGGTCGTATCAATGTAGCAGGTATTACCAGCAAAAATATTGATGCCTTAGCGGAAGCGATTGTAAAAGTGCTTTAA
- a CDS encoding GNAT family N-acetyltransferase — MRSLIIVTDDKKLPVELNAQGGYFYVPDIVQQFKCCSFSNAKSILGQERPFAIYDMRAEQGVNFNLEAFAILAGTIQENGTLYLLCPQWQTLEHEIDFDALRWNENHAIACPNFYQHLKKLVEKFGFQIQTNPIALTTSGNFSAKSYNFHLTQEQQNILQNLPLDSADIHLITAPRGRGKSTLSGLLANQLSTQNQVLITARTTSVLPHFFEGAKQAIPFFAPDHLIEQIKSQQISPHQWLFVDEAASLPLPILNQLCDYFDKVVLTTTTQNYEGTGRGFSLKFLPQLTRSNKHWQLTKPLRWAENDPLEQFVNELLLLEETENNNNLADFYHLLAQAHYKTTPTDLRRLFDGEQQILHQEYQNEQLIGGMWAVNEGNLDENLTQAIWQGKRRPQGNLVAQYLCFQGNLPQACKLRSVRISRIAVLPEKQNQGIGKRLISDFILQNKDKKPPLDFMSVSFGLTAPLYCFWSACGFRLVQITPNKEASSGYRSAMMIYPLSAQGEQFCQDAEQAFSRDFSLQPFFSEMCADLQNFCGFQPLAELNLSDVDWQNLQGFVEQQRTFSAVYVSLKRLYYSDRQKFAFLHDIFEQENAESLKQPKSWLENCRKILQEQLDFKNH, encoded by the coding sequence ATGCGTTCTTTAATTATTGTAACCGATGATAAAAAGCTCCCCGTTGAGTTAAATGCTCAAGGGGGCTATTTTTATGTTCCTGATATAGTTCAACAGTTTAAATGCTGCTCTTTTTCTAACGCCAAATCTATTTTAGGGCAAGAACGCCCTTTCGCCATTTATGATATGCGTGCCGAGCAGGGGGTAAATTTTAATCTTGAGGCATTCGCCATTCTTGCAGGCACTATTCAAGAAAACGGTACGCTCTATTTACTTTGCCCACAATGGCAAACATTAGAACACGAAATTGACTTTGATGCGTTACGTTGGAACGAAAATCACGCTATTGCCTGCCCCAATTTCTATCAACATTTAAAAAAACTTGTGGAGAAATTTGGGTTTCAAATTCAAACAAACCCGATAGCACTCACAACAAGCGGTAATTTTTCGGCAAAATCTTACAATTTTCATTTAACGCAAGAGCAGCAAAATATTTTGCAAAATCTACCGCTTGATTCTGCCGATATTCATTTGATTACCGCCCCTCGTGGACGTGGAAAATCCACCCTTTCAGGCTTACTGGCGAACCAGTTATCAACGCAGAACCAGGTGCTGATTACAGCTCGCACTACCTCGGTCTTACCCCATTTTTTTGAAGGTGCAAAACAAGCAATTCCCTTTTTTGCCCCCGATCATCTTATTGAGCAAATAAAAAGCCAGCAAATTTCACCTCATCAATGGCTATTTGTGGACGAAGCGGCGAGCCTGCCGTTACCTATTCTCAACCAACTTTGCGATTATTTTGATAAAGTGGTTTTAACTACGACTACGCAAAACTACGAAGGCACAGGGCGAGGTTTTTCTCTTAAGTTTTTGCCACAATTAACTCGCTCCAATAAACATTGGCAGCTGACAAAACCGTTGCGTTGGGCAGAAAATGATCCGCTTGAGCAGTTTGTGAATGAATTACTTTTGCTTGAAGAAACCGAAAATAACAACAATTTAGCTGATTTTTATCATTTACTTGCTCAAGCTCATTACAAAACCACGCCGACTGATTTACGCCGATTGTTTGATGGTGAGCAGCAAATTTTGCATCAGGAATATCAAAATGAGCAACTTATCGGCGGTATGTGGGCGGTAAATGAAGGCAATTTAGATGAAAATCTAACGCAAGCCATTTGGCAAGGCAAACGCCGCCCGCAAGGCAACTTAGTGGCACAATATCTCTGCTTTCAAGGGAATTTACCTCAGGCGTGTAAGTTACGTTCAGTCCGGATTTCTCGTATTGCGGTGCTGCCTGAAAAGCAAAATCAAGGTATTGGTAAGCGGTTGATTTCCGATTTTATTTTGCAAAATAAAGATAAAAAACCACCGCTTGATTTTATGTCCGTCAGCTTTGGGCTTACTGCTCCGCTCTACTGTTTTTGGTCTGCTTGCGGTTTTCGGCTTGTGCAAATTACCCCAAATAAAGAAGCCAGCAGTGGCTACCGTAGTGCAATGATGATTTATCCACTTTCTGCTCAAGGCGAACAATTTTGCCAAGACGCAGAGCAAGCCTTTAGCCGTGATTTTTCTCTACAGCCGTTTTTTAGCGAAATGTGTGCTGATTTGCAAAATTTTTGTGGATTTCAACCGCTTGCTGAGCTGAATTTAAGTGATGTTGATTGGCAAAACTTGCAAGGTTTTGTGGAACAGCAACGCACTTTCTCGGCAGTTTATGTCAGTCTAAAAAGACTTTACTATTCAGATAGGCAAAAATTTGCTTTTTTACACGATATTTTTGAGCAGGAGAACGCAGAGAGTCTAAAACAGCCCAAGTCGTGGTTGGAAAATTGTCGAAAAATATTACAAGAACAGTTAGATTTTAAAAATCATTAA
- the ybeY gene encoding rRNA maturation RNase YbeY: protein MENLYIDLQIACENSENLPSEAQFYTWVHKALAMQAKTEDFPETEITIRIVDEAESHELNLTYRGKDKPTNVLSFPFEVPEGIKMPLLGDLVICRQVMEKEAQEQQKPLEAHWAHLAIHGTLHLLGYDHLTDEEAEEMESLETEIMQSLGYEDPYISEKE, encoded by the coding sequence ATGGAAAATTTATACATCGACTTACAAATCGCCTGCGAAAACAGCGAAAACTTACCGAGCGAAGCTCAATTCTACACTTGGGTGCACAAAGCCCTTGCAATGCAAGCGAAAACCGAAGATTTCCCCGAAACGGAAATCACCATTCGCATTGTAGATGAAGCGGAAAGCCACGAGCTGAATTTAACCTACCGAGGCAAAGACAAGCCTACCAATGTGCTTTCTTTTCCGTTTGAAGTGCCTGAAGGCATTAAAATGCCGCTCTTGGGCGATTTGGTGATCTGCCGTCAAGTGATGGAAAAAGAAGCTCAAGAACAACAAAAACCGTTAGAGGCTCATTGGGCTCATTTAGCCATTCACGGCACACTTCACTTATTGGGGTACGACCATTTGACCGATGAAGAAGCTGAAGAAATGGAAAGTTTAGAGACGGAAATTATGCAAAGTTTGGGTTACGAAGATCCGTATATTTCAGAAAAAGAATAG
- the moaE gene encoding molybdopterin synthase catalytic subunit MoaE yields MNSTLIEVQETEFDQNHIYRWLSEHHSVGATTLFIGKVREMNLGDNVSGLYLEHYPAMTKKALQEIVDEARTRWDIQRVAVIHRIGQLHTGDEIVLVGVSSAHRGDAYHANEFIMDYLKTRAPFWKREQTQEGERWIEGRDSDQQAAEKWK; encoded by the coding sequence ATGAATTCCACCTTAATAGAAGTGCAAGAAACTGAATTTGACCAAAACCATATTTACCGTTGGCTAAGTGAACATCATTCTGTTGGGGCAACCACACTTTTTATCGGCAAAGTGCGTGAAATGAATTTGGGTGATAATGTTTCGGGCTTATATCTTGAACACTACCCTGCAATGACGAAAAAAGCCCTACAAGAAATTGTAGATGAAGCTCGTACCCGTTGGGATATTCAGCGTGTTGCGGTTATCCACCGTATCGGGCAACTTCATACAGGCGATGAAATTGTGTTAGTGGGAGTGAGTTCTGCCCACCGAGGCGATGCCTACCACGCCAACGAGTTTATTATGGATTACCTCAAAACCCGAGCCCCATTTTGGAAACGTGAGCAAACCCAAGAGGGCGAACGCTGGATTGAAGGGCGTGACAGCGACCAACAAGCGGCTGAAAAATGGAAATAA
- the moaD gene encoding molybdopterin synthase sulfur carrier subunit, with translation MIKVLFFAQVRELVATDMLEVEANFATAEELREHLSQQGKKWQLALEKGKLLVAINQTISSLDSPIKDGDEVAFFPPVTGG, from the coding sequence TTGATTAAAGTATTATTTTTCGCTCAAGTGCGTGAACTTGTGGCAACGGATATGTTAGAAGTGGAAGCCAATTTTGCTACAGCAGAAGAATTGCGTGAGCATTTAAGCCAACAAGGTAAAAAATGGCAACTTGCATTAGAAAAAGGCAAATTATTAGTGGCAATCAACCAAACGATTTCCTCGCTAGACAGCCCAATTAAAGATGGCGATGAAGTTGCTTTTTTCCCACCGGTAACAGGGGGTTAA
- the moaC gene encoding cyclic pyranopterin monophosphate synthase MoaC yields the protein MNQFTHINNNGEANMVDVSMKQETVRVARAEAFVRMNAETLQMIISGNHHKGDVFATARIAGIQAAKRTWELIPLCHPLLLSKVEVQLEALPETNQVRIESLCKLSGKTGVEMEALTAASVAALTIYDMCKAVQKDMVIENVRLLHKSGGKSGDFNVD from the coding sequence ATGAATCAATTTACACACATTAATAATAATGGCGAAGCCAATATGGTTGATGTTTCAATGAAGCAAGAAACCGTCCGTGTTGCTCGTGCCGAAGCCTTTGTACGAATGAATGCAGAAACCTTGCAGATGATCATCAGCGGTAATCATCATAAAGGCGATGTATTCGCTACAGCCCGAATTGCAGGGATTCAAGCAGCAAAAAGAACGTGGGAGCTTATTCCCCTTTGCCATCCTTTATTACTATCTAAAGTAGAAGTTCAGCTTGAAGCGTTACCTGAAACCAACCAAGTTCGCATTGAATCGCTTTGTAAACTCTCCGGGAAAACCGGCGTAGAAATGGAAGCCTTAACTGCAGCAAGCGTGGCGGCTCTTACTATCTATGATATGTGTAAGGCGGTGCAAAAAGATATGGTGATTGAAAATGTCCGCTTATTACATAAAAGCGGTGGCAAATCAGGAGATTTCAACGTTGATTAA
- the moaA gene encoding GTP 3',8-cyclase MoaA, which produces MQSIIPIKNVGNDVVSGLVDRFQRQYTYLRLSITDVCNFRCNYCLPDGYKPPSHKQTFLSVDEIQRIAKAFANLGTEKIRITGGEPTLRKDFAEIAHTLSQTAGIRKVALTTNGYRMERDVALWQQAGITDINVSVDSLDTRQFQLITGENKLKSILNGIDRAFEIGYKKIKVNAVLMKQYTAHELDNFLAWIKDKPIQMRFIELMETGEMGSFFKKQHLSGQSVMERLLREGWQLQPKAISDGPAKVLSHPDYQGEIGLIMPYEKNFCASCNRLRVSALGKLHLCLFGEEGIDIRDLLQSDDQQLQLETRLKSALQGKREHHYLHIGDSGVRNNLSSIGG; this is translated from the coding sequence ATGCAATCTATTATCCCAATTAAAAACGTGGGTAATGATGTGGTTTCTGGGCTTGTTGATCGTTTTCAGCGTCAATATACCTATTTGAGGCTCTCTATTACCGATGTTTGCAACTTCCGTTGTAACTATTGCTTACCCGATGGCTATAAACCGCCTTCGCATAAGCAAACATTCCTAAGTGTTGATGAAATTCAACGCATCGCTAAAGCCTTCGCTAATCTAGGTACAGAGAAAATCCGTATTACAGGTGGCGAGCCTACTTTACGCAAAGATTTTGCTGAAATTGCCCATACCCTTTCACAAACTGCAGGTATCCGCAAAGTTGCATTAACCACCAACGGCTACAGAATGGAACGTGATGTTGCACTTTGGCAGCAAGCCGGCATTACTGATATTAACGTGAGTGTTGATAGTTTAGATACTCGTCAATTCCAATTAATTACCGGCGAAAACAAACTAAAATCGATTTTAAATGGTATTGATAGAGCTTTTGAAATTGGCTATAAAAAAATCAAAGTTAATGCCGTGTTAATGAAACAATACACCGCTCACGAGTTGGATAATTTCCTTGCTTGGATTAAAGATAAACCAATCCAAATGCGTTTTATCGAACTGATGGAAACAGGTGAAATGGGTAGCTTTTTCAAAAAGCAACACCTTTCAGGTCAATCGGTAATGGAACGTTTGCTAAGAGAAGGTTGGCAGCTACAGCCTAAAGCGATATCAGATGGACCTGCAAAAGTGCTATCTCACCCGGATTACCAAGGCGAGATTGGCTTGATTATGCCTTATGAAAAGAATTTCTGTGCCTCGTGCAACCGCCTGCGAGTGTCAGCCTTAGGTAAACTTCATCTCTGCCTATTTGGCGAGGAAGGGATTGATATTCGTGATTTATTACAATCAGACGATCAACAATTGCAGCTTGAAACTCGCTTGAAATCGGCTTTACAAGGCAAACGAGAGCATCACTATTTGCACATTGGCGATAGTGGCGTGAGAAATAACTTATCTTCTATTGGCGGCTAA
- a CDS encoding LuxR C-terminal-related transcriptional regulator yields the protein MTENNQWSCLINKQGKVLEWENKAGVAYLTQLKQLCLYAQAFLYSDQISLSFFYCLPTQHWLKVLLKRHQEFTLIHVEQSSLPFELSKREIELLMLISSGLSNEEIANLLNISKRTVDKHIENIFAKTKIENRTLLAVFAITENLICLPTPGNIEQSILATFKIEQLALQITNEKRPLVMNEPATFSINNYSYRPIILGVPYVEQGIGQIDTKELLNGTQLAVENINRQGGINGREVQIATAGFCVEDKSSILNAYNVLFDQEVDAISTAYACYLPEVHELIATEGIPYLHIATHSGSNKLAQNLPNKRIENMFQVCASDVTYSLGILNFLQYYRYYYADFMQNKTVMIVSVKWQKVDIGIDNLSHNLHKQGWNIEYVELEQEPAAYQHLMQQIHNISPSIIVLASYFAEDIVHFHQAFIENPTNAIIYSIYAPSAFLPHEQPCEGVLWSTNSGLSNNYLGQQFCRCYEQLFERKPTYSQASIAYDQANILANAWKQSVSPRHFKAVSNIIRQQPHYGVNGTYYFNTDSQIGLTYPETKDLSISLPQLVYQIQQGRSAVIAPELFADSQFVLPAWFSYK from the coding sequence ATGACTGAAAATAATCAATGGTCTTGCTTGATTAATAAGCAAGGCAAGGTTCTAGAATGGGAAAATAAAGCCGGAGTAGCGTATTTAACACAGTTAAAACAACTCTGCCTTTATGCTCAAGCGTTTCTCTATTCAGACCAAATTTCATTATCTTTTTTCTATTGTTTGCCTACTCAACACTGGCTTAAAGTTCTGTTAAAACGCCATCAGGAGTTTACTTTAATACACGTAGAGCAGAGCTCATTACCGTTTGAACTGAGCAAGCGAGAAATTGAGCTATTAATGTTAATCAGCAGTGGACTGAGTAATGAAGAGATTGCCAATTTATTGAATATCAGTAAACGCACGGTTGATAAGCACATTGAGAATATTTTTGCTAAAACAAAAATAGAAAATCGAACGCTACTGGCTGTTTTTGCCATTACTGAAAATTTAATCTGCTTACCGACACCGGGCAACATAGAACAATCTATTCTTGCCACTTTTAAAATCGAACAACTCGCTTTGCAAATTACAAATGAAAAACGACCGCTTGTAATGAATGAACCTGCAACCTTTTCGATTAATAATTATAGCTATCGCCCTATTATTCTTGGTGTGCCGTATGTGGAACAAGGAATTGGTCAAATTGATACCAAAGAGTTGCTTAATGGTACACAACTTGCAGTAGAAAATATAAATCGGCAAGGCGGTATTAATGGGCGAGAAGTACAAATTGCCACTGCCGGTTTTTGTGTAGAGGATAAATCCAGCATATTAAATGCTTATAATGTGTTGTTCGATCAAGAAGTTGATGCGATTTCTACCGCCTATGCTTGTTATTTGCCCGAAGTTCACGAACTGATTGCAACCGAAGGCATTCCTTATTTACATATTGCTACTCATAGCGGTTCAAATAAACTTGCACAGAATTTGCCAAATAAGCGAATTGAGAATATGTTCCAAGTGTGTGCGAGCGATGTTACTTATAGCTTGGGTATTTTAAATTTTCTGCAATATTACCGTTATTATTATGCCGATTTTATGCAAAATAAAACGGTGATGATCGTAAGTGTGAAATGGCAAAAAGTGGATATTGGTATCGATAATTTATCGCACAATTTGCATAAACAAGGTTGGAATATTGAATATGTAGAGCTGGAACAAGAGCCTGCTGCTTATCAACATCTGATGCAGCAAATTCATAATATTTCGCCCTCTATTATCGTACTTGCTTCTTATTTTGCGGAAGATATTGTCCATTTTCATCAAGCCTTTATTGAAAATCCGACTAATGCAATTATCTACAGTATTTACGCACCTTCTGCGTTTTTACCACACGAGCAACCTTGTGAGGGGGTGTTGTGGAGTACCAATAGTGGCTTAAGCAATAACTATTTAGGGCAGCAATTTTGCCGGTGCTATGAGCAGTTATTCGAGCGAAAACCAACCTATTCACAAGCCAGTATTGCTTATGATCAAGCTAATATTTTAGCAAACGCTTGGAAGCAAAGTGTATCGCCTCGCCATTTTAAAGCAGTTTCAAATATTATTCGTCAGCAACCGCATTATGGCGTAAATGGCACTTATTATTTTAATACCGATAGCCAAATCGGTTTGACTTATCCGGAAACAAAAGACTTATCTATTAGCTTGCCACAGCTTGTCTATCAAATTCAGCAAGGCAGAAGTGCGGTAATTGCAC